A region of Desulfolucanica intricata DNA encodes the following proteins:
- a CDS encoding IS3 family transposase, which produces CMESFFGTLKTELIYGGNRFKTRAEARQAIFEYIEVFYNRIRLHSSLGYMSPLEYEQAFKLAA; this is translated from the coding sequence TGCATGGAATCGTTCTTTGGAACATTGAAAACTGAATTAATCTATGGTGGTAACCGATTTAAAACCAGGGCTGAAGCTCGACAAGCCATCTTTGAATATATTGAAGTTTTTTATAACCGCATTAGACTGCATTCATCTTTAGGATACATGTCTCCGCTGGAATATGAGCAAGCTTTTAAATTAGCTGCCTAA